A section of the Deinococcus seoulensis genome encodes:
- the trpC gene encoding indole-3-glycerol phosphate synthase TrpC, with translation MSVLSAPDLKRVPGVLGRIVELRAGDYVDADPALGEARAGERRFEAALAAPELSLIAEVKRASPSEGAIAPLDPADAARAYAAGGAAAISVLTEPRYFDGNREALLEVVAVTDLPALRKDFVVHPAMLREAADWGASAALLMVSVLHEHTGEYLGAAHHLGLDALVEVHDERELDIALEAGARIIGVNNRDLTTLKIDLSVSPRLIRRAREAGFTGVLVAESGYRTPQDIAAVRGLADAVLVGSSLAGSGDLSRAARDLMTP, from the coding sequence ATGTCTGTTCTGAGTGCCCCTGATCTGAAGCGCGTTCCGGGCGTGCTTGGCCGCATCGTGGAACTCCGCGCCGGGGATTACGTGGACGCGGACCCTGCCCTGGGCGAGGCGCGGGCGGGTGAGCGGCGCTTTGAGGCGGCGCTGGCCGCCCCGGAGCTGTCCCTGATCGCCGAGGTGAAACGTGCCAGCCCCAGCGAGGGAGCCATCGCGCCGCTCGATCCGGCCGACGCGGCGCGGGCGTACGCGGCGGGCGGCGCGGCGGCGATCAGTGTCCTGACCGAGCCGCGCTACTTCGACGGGAACCGCGAGGCGCTGCTGGAGGTGGTCGCCGTGACCGACCTTCCGGCGCTGCGCAAGGATTTCGTGGTGCATCCGGCCATGCTGCGCGAGGCGGCCGACTGGGGCGCGTCGGCGGCGCTGCTGATGGTCAGCGTGCTGCACGAACACACGGGCGAGTACCTGGGCGCGGCGCACCACCTGGGCCTGGACGCCCTGGTCGAGGTGCACGACGAACGCGAGCTGGACATCGCCCTGGAGGCCGGGGCGCGGATCATCGGCGTGAACAACCGCGACCTGACCACCCTGAAGATCGACCTGAGCGTCAGCCCGCGCCTGATCCGCCGGGCGCGTGAGGCGGGCTTTACCGGCGTGCTGGTCGCCGAGAGCGGGTACCGCACGCCGCAGGACATCGCGGCCGTGCGTGGACTGGCGGACGCCGTGCTGGTGGGCAGCAGTCTGGCGGGGAGCGGCGACCTGAGCCGCGCCGCGCGTGACCTGATGACCCCGTGA
- a CDS encoding ABC transporter ATP-binding protein: protein MPLPAPAPTGSDRTDADPARPPLTLPDLTLCVAGRPLATLRGLTLRPGDVLHLQGPNGAGKTTLLRALAGEQPGAEAARIVSCAPGSLPARAATAWVPTDAPLPDDLSAGEFLHFTAALWSRPVAPLLTLAGALGLERWLDAWPQELSRGTRQKVVLSAALGLELPLTLLDEPFGTLDAASRAALLAAVQARAAAGGALIVTTHGAELAPLHPRTLTLAPA, encoded by the coding sequence ATGCCCCTCCCTGCGCCCGCCCCGACCGGGTCCGACCGGACAGATGCTGATCCGGCCCGGCCTCCCCTGACCCTGCCCGACCTGACGCTCTGCGTGGCGGGGCGGCCGCTGGCCACGTTGCGCGGCCTGACCCTGCGGCCGGGCGACGTGCTGCACCTTCAGGGACCGAACGGCGCGGGGAAAACGACGCTGCTGCGCGCACTGGCAGGCGAACAGCCGGGCGCGGAGGCCGCGCGGATCGTGTCCTGCGCGCCGGGCAGTCTGCCTGCACGCGCCGCGACGGCCTGGGTGCCGACCGACGCGCCCCTGCCGGACGACCTGAGCGCCGGGGAGTTCCTGCACTTCACGGCGGCCCTGTGGTCCCGGCCGGTCGCGCCACTGCTGACCCTGGCGGGCGCCCTGGGGCTGGAGCGCTGGCTGGACGCGTGGCCGCAGGAACTGTCACGCGGTACGCGGCAGAAGGTCGTGCTGAGTGCCGCGCTGGGCCTGGAACTGCCCCTGACGCTGCTGGACGAACCGTTCGGGACGCTGGACGCCGCCTCGCGCGCCGCGCTGCTGGCGGCCGTGCAGGCCCGCGCGGCGGCTGGTGGGGCGCTGATCGTGACCACGCACGGCGCGGAACTGGCGCCCCTGCACCCCCGCACCCTGACCCTGGCCCCCGCGTGA
- a CDS encoding TVP38/TMEM64 family protein produces the protein MTAAFRPPRYLRWLILGGAALLLVGVALLPDVRAFLLAAFAALTSKDPAVTHAFVQGLGWAGPLALIGAFILQAVLPVLPALFLIAVTAHAYGPVQGFVIVYIGTLLGAAAGYGLGRTLGDTLVRTLAGERARLAAHEFANRYGVQGVLMVRLMPVLSADVMNLVAGAARMGFRPFMLATAAGALPVTALVVWLSENTQRLIWGMGLLSAAVGLVVLTRWLIARRAAIRRAGTELAGTEAAGTESAGTEPAATELAPAPSSVRTDAGTRPSAGARNSAGSGPRQPGT, from the coding sequence ATGACGGCCGCCTTCCGCCCCCCCCGCTACCTCCGCTGGTTGATTCTGGGCGGGGCCGCGCTCCTCCTGGTCGGCGTGGCCCTGCTGCCGGACGTCCGGGCGTTCCTGCTGGCCGCCTTCGCCGCGCTGACCAGCAAGGACCCGGCCGTCACGCACGCCTTCGTGCAGGGCCTCGGCTGGGCCGGGCCGCTGGCACTGATCGGCGCGTTCATCCTTCAGGCGGTCCTGCCGGTCCTGCCCGCCCTGTTCCTGATTGCCGTGACCGCCCACGCCTACGGCCCCGTGCAGGGGTTCGTGATCGTGTACATCGGCACGCTGCTGGGCGCGGCCGCCGGGTACGGCCTGGGCCGCACGCTGGGCGACACGCTGGTCCGCACGCTGGCTGGTGAACGCGCCCGGCTGGCCGCGCACGAGTTCGCCAACCGTTACGGCGTGCAGGGCGTGCTGATGGTGCGCCTGATGCCGGTCCTGTCCGCCGACGTGATGAACCTCGTGGCGGGCGCGGCCCGCATGGGTTTCCGGCCGTTCATGCTCGCCACCGCTGCCGGGGCCCTGCCGGTCACGGCGCTGGTTGTGTGGCTCAGCGAGAACACCCAGCGGCTGATCTGGGGCATGGGGCTGCTGTCGGCCGCCGTGGGCCTGGTCGTCCTGACCCGCTGGCTGATCGCCCGCCGCGCCGCGATCCGCCGCGCAGGAACGGAACTGGCCGGGACGGAAGCAGCCGGGACGGAGTCGGCGGGAACGGAACCGGCCGCCACGGAACTGGCCCCCGCACCGTCGAGCGTACGGACCGACGCGGGCACACGTCCCAGCGCAGGCGCACGGAACAGCGCAGGCAGCGGCCCCCGGCAACCCGGCACCTGA
- the hpt gene encoding hypoxanthine phosphoribosyltransferase: MSLAPGNGPVQITQDQLQARIHEIAAKIREDYHGMEPHLICVLNGAFMFHADLVRAIDMPCTIDFLQASSYGNAKQSSGEVRIVKDLQFPISDRHVILVEDIVDTGITMNYLLHYLEGRGPKTLKIAALLSKPSRRKVEIPVEYLGFTIPDAFVYGYGLDRAQFDRNLPYITSQE; the protein is encoded by the coding sequence ATGAGTCTCGCCCCAGGCAACGGCCCCGTACAGATCACGCAGGACCAACTTCAGGCCCGCATTCACGAAATCGCCGCGAAAATCCGCGAGGACTACCACGGCATGGAACCCCACCTGATCTGCGTCCTGAACGGCGCGTTCATGTTCCACGCCGACCTGGTGCGCGCCATCGACATGCCCTGCACCATCGACTTCCTGCAGGCCAGCTCGTACGGCAACGCCAAGCAGAGCAGCGGCGAGGTCCGCATCGTCAAGGACCTGCAATTCCCGATCAGTGACCGCCACGTGATCCTGGTCGAGGACATCGTGGACACCGGCATCACCATGAACTACCTGCTGCACTACCTGGAAGGACGCGGCCCGAAAACCCTGAAGATCGCCGCGCTGCTCAGCAAACCCAGCCGCCGCAAGGTCGAGATTCCCGTCGAGTACCTGGGCTTCACCATTCCCGACGCCTTCGTGTACGGCTACGGCCTGGACCGCGCCCAGTTCGACCGCAACCTGCCGTACATCACCAGCCAGGAATAA
- a CDS encoding MBL fold metallo-hydrolase, translating to MTDDSLTGPAQTSPAPISPDHHDSLTLLGTGDSKGVPRFWCACPVCTEARGANGQPGLNRRARTATLLRSGGQAALLDAGPDTHAALARLPGPLVPDAVFISHAHNDHMLGLGDLLDYVRYAAGRLRIYAPPEVIPALAARFPYAFGPGEAGPVQPIPPQGIPVGRVTVRAFRVPHGANGHSHAYRLDRPAGAGRAGWSAAVVTDAIGIPPELAREWLTAPGGAGLDTLVLGTSFEDESGAPLSGRSVYDVREALTLPWARAARQVILTHLSHGVDVRRAAHLPPGWGYARDDLTIPLSGHPGSLNEP from the coding sequence GTGACCGATGACTCCCTGACCGGCCCGGCCCAGACCAGCCCGGCCCCGATCAGCCCCGACCACCACGACTCCCTGACGCTGCTCGGCACGGGCGACAGCAAGGGCGTGCCGCGCTTCTGGTGCGCCTGCCCCGTGTGCACCGAGGCGCGCGGCGCGAACGGACAGCCCGGCCTGAACCGCCGCGCCCGCACCGCCACGCTGCTGCGCTCGGGCGGGCAGGCGGCGCTGCTGGACGCCGGGCCGGACACGCACGCCGCCCTGGCCCGCCTGCCGGGGCCACTCGTGCCGGACGCAGTGTTCATCTCGCACGCGCACAACGACCACATGCTGGGCCTGGGCGACCTGCTGGACTACGTGCGGTACGCCGCCGGGCGGCTACGCATCTACGCGCCGCCCGAGGTGATCCCGGCGCTCGCCGCGCGCTTCCCGTACGCCTTCGGGCCGGGCGAGGCGGGGCCGGTGCAGCCCATCCCGCCGCAGGGCATACCGGTCGGCAGGGTGACCGTGCGGGCCTTCCGCGTGCCACACGGCGCGAACGGCCACAGCCACGCCTACCGCCTGGACCGCCCCGCCGGGGCCGGACGGGCAGGCTGGTCGGCGGCGGTCGTCACGGACGCCATCGGCATTCCGCCAGAGCTGGCCCGCGAGTGGCTGACCGCGCCCGGCGGCGCTGGCCTGGACACGCTGGTGCTCGGCACGTCCTTCGAGGACGAGTCCGGTGCGCCCCTGAGCGGCCGCAGCGTGTACGACGTGCGCGAGGCCCTGACCCTCCCCTGGGCGCGGGCCGCGCGGCAGGTGATCCTGACGCACCTGTCGCACGGCGTGGACGTGCGCCGCGCCGCGCACCTCCCGCCCGGCTGGGGGTACGCCCGCGACGACCTGACCATCCCCCTGTCCGGGCACCCCGGCAGCCTGAACGAACCGTAA
- the leuS gene encoding leucine--tRNA ligase — MNDEHPINIPEPRMERYNPHAIEKKWQTAWERSGLYKFNEDAPGEKFYALTMFPYPSGNLHIGHWYANVAPDARARWLRMRGYNVLFPMGFDAFGLPAENAAIKNKTNPATWTYANIERMTGQFQAMGTMIDWSRQFATCDPEYYRWNQWFFIEFYKRGLAYKKGGLVNWCPKDQTVLANEQVVNGHCERCGTAVEKRNLSQWYMKITDYADELLDFSDTDMPEKVRLMQTNWIGKSVGAEVTFDTPAGPETVFTTRPDTLMGATFMVLAPEHAKVADLTTDEQRAEVEAYVAAAGRKTDVERQQEGEKTGVFTGSFATHPITGHQLPIWVADYVLVTYGTGSIMAVPAHDDRDFAFARKFGLDVVEVIRAEGAEPMAEDAAEPYTGEGVIVNSGEFDGLSGGKASIAGIVEQLEARGIAKAKTTYRLRDWLFARQRYWGTPIPFVHCPEHGAQPVPEDQLPVRLPENVEFTPTGQSPLKLDTEWLKTTCPVCGGPAERDTDTMDTFVDSSWYMYRYLSPDYHEGPFDPAKDPMMPVDLYTGGIEHAILHLLYSRFWVKVMRDMGLTKHSEPFAHLRNQGMILGEDGEKMSKSRGNVVDPDDLVREYGADTVRTYLMFIAPWELGGPWDPQGINGPAKWLSRVWTLFTDDKVTGPAETVSEADLRFAVHSTLKKVTGDFERLSFNTIVASLMELTNTLVKAKRAPVFGTPAWDEALDIFGRMLAPVVPHIAEEIWAARGQDGSVHTAAWPAVDEAAATRDTVTMGVQVSGKVRGQVTISKSATQDEAMAAAKDNADVARFIEGKQIVKEIYVPGRIINIVVR, encoded by the coding sequence ATGAACGACGAGCACCCCATCAACATTCCCGAGCCGCGCATGGAGCGGTACAACCCGCACGCCATCGAGAAGAAATGGCAGACCGCCTGGGAGAGAAGCGGCCTGTACAAGTTCAACGAGGACGCGCCGGGCGAGAAGTTCTACGCCCTGACGATGTTCCCGTACCCCTCGGGCAACCTGCACATCGGGCACTGGTACGCGAACGTCGCGCCGGACGCGCGGGCGCGCTGGCTGCGGATGCGCGGGTACAACGTGCTGTTCCCGATGGGCTTCGACGCGTTCGGCCTGCCCGCCGAGAACGCCGCCATCAAGAACAAAACGAATCCGGCGACGTGGACGTACGCGAACATCGAGCGGATGACCGGGCAGTTCCAGGCGATGGGCACCATGATCGACTGGAGCCGCCAGTTCGCCACGTGCGACCCGGAGTACTACCGCTGGAACCAGTGGTTCTTCATCGAGTTCTACAAGCGCGGCCTGGCGTACAAGAAGGGCGGGCTGGTGAACTGGTGCCCGAAGGACCAGACGGTGCTGGCGAACGAGCAGGTCGTGAACGGCCACTGTGAACGCTGCGGCACCGCCGTCGAGAAACGCAACCTGAGCCAGTGGTACATGAAGATCACGGACTACGCCGACGAACTGCTGGACTTCAGTGACACGGACATGCCCGAGAAGGTCCGCCTGATGCAGACGAACTGGATCGGCAAGTCGGTGGGGGCCGAGGTGACCTTCGACACGCCGGCCGGGCCGGAGACGGTGTTCACGACCCGTCCGGACACCCTGATGGGCGCGACGTTCATGGTGCTGGCCCCCGAGCACGCCAAGGTGGCGGACCTGACCACCGACGAGCAGCGCGCGGAGGTCGAGGCGTACGTGGCGGCAGCGGGCCGCAAGACGGACGTGGAACGCCAGCAGGAGGGTGAGAAGACCGGCGTGTTCACCGGCAGCTTCGCCACGCACCCCATCACCGGGCATCAGCTGCCGATCTGGGTGGCGGATTACGTGCTGGTCACGTACGGCACCGGCTCGATCATGGCGGTGCCCGCGCACGACGACCGTGACTTCGCGTTCGCGCGCAAGTTCGGCCTGGACGTCGTGGAGGTCATCCGGGCCGAGGGCGCCGAGCCGATGGCCGAGGACGCGGCGGAACCCTACACCGGTGAGGGCGTCATCGTGAACAGCGGCGAGTTCGACGGATTGAGCGGCGGGAAGGCCAGCATCGCCGGAATCGTCGAGCAGCTGGAGGCGCGCGGCATCGCGAAGGCGAAGACCACGTACCGCCTGCGCGACTGGCTGTTTGCCCGTCAGCGCTACTGGGGCACCCCGATCCCGTTCGTGCACTGCCCCGAGCACGGCGCGCAGCCCGTCCCCGAGGACCAGCTGCCGGTGCGTCTGCCGGAGAACGTGGAGTTCACCCCGACCGGCCAGAGCCCGCTGAAACTGGACACCGAGTGGCTGAAGACCACCTGCCCCGTCTGCGGCGGCCCCGCCGAGCGTGACACGGACACCATGGACACCTTCGTGGACTCCAGCTGGTACATGTACCGCTACCTGAGCCCCGACTACCACGAGGGCCCCTTCGACCCCGCCAAGGACCCCATGATGCCCGTGGACCTGTACACCGGCGGGATCGAGCACGCGATCCTGCACCTGCTGTACTCGCGCTTCTGGGTGAAGGTCATGCGCGACATGGGCCTGACGAAGCACAGCGAACCCTTCGCGCACCTGCGCAACCAGGGCATGATCCTGGGCGAGGACGGCGAGAAGATGAGCAAGTCCCGCGGCAACGTCGTCGACCCGGACGACCTGGTGCGCGAGTACGGCGCGGACACCGTGCGCACGTACCTGATGTTCATCGCGCCGTGGGAACTGGGCGGCCCCTGGGACCCGCAGGGCATCAACGGCCCCGCGAAGTGGCTGAGCCGCGTCTGGACGCTGTTCACCGACGACAAGGTCACCGGCCCCGCCGAGACCGTCAGTGAAGCGGACCTGCGCTTCGCGGTGCACAGCACCCTGAAGAAGGTCACCGGGGACTTCGAGCGCCTGAGCTTCAACACCATCGTCGCGTCCCTGATGGAGCTGACGAACACCCTGGTCAAGGCCAAGCGCGCCCCCGTGTTCGGCACGCCCGCCTGGGACGAGGCGCTGGACATCTTTGGCCGCATGCTGGCCCCGGTGGTGCCGCACATCGCCGAGGAGATCTGGGCCGCGCGCGGCCAGGACGGCAGCGTGCACACCGCCGCGTGGCCCGCCGTGGACGAGGCCGCCGCGACCCGCGACACCGTCACCATGGGCGTCCAGGTCAGCGGGAAGGTGCGCGGGCAGGTCACGATCAGCAAGAGCGCCACGCAGGACGAAGCGATGGCCGCCGCGAAGGACAACGCCGACGTGGCCCGCTTCATCGAAGGCAAGCAGATCGTCAAGGAGATCTACGTGCCCGGCCGCATCATCAACATCGTCGTGCGCTAG
- a CDS encoding N-acetylmuramoyl-L-alanine amidase has product MQIEQRPAHPGNYTRGRTAKIDRIVIHVADGTYGGTLSWFAQDAAPASAHYTVATDGRTGQSIQEGDTAWHAGDWRMNARSIGIEHEGMPSRGPWTPSAAQLQASAQVVAGICQRHGILVDRAHIIGHSDVNPDRKARQGCPGPTWPWDAYLNMIREILNPAPQPGHVKDGQEQRPVRLFDPRTNQQVGEGTLIEGTDKIYLKVK; this is encoded by the coding sequence ATGCAGATTGAACAGCGTCCGGCGCACCCTGGCAACTACACCAGGGGCCGCACCGCGAAGATCGACCGGATCGTGATTCACGTCGCGGACGGCACGTACGGCGGGACGCTCAGCTGGTTCGCGCAGGACGCTGCGCCCGCCAGCGCTCATTACACCGTCGCCACGGACGGCCGCACCGGTCAGAGCATCCAGGAAGGGGACACCGCCTGGCATGCGGGCGACTGGCGCATGAACGCCCGCAGCATCGGCATCGAGCACGAAGGCATGCCCAGCCGGGGACCCTGGACGCCCAGCGCGGCCCAGCTACAGGCCAGCGCCCAGGTGGTGGCGGGCATCTGCCAGCGGCATGGCATCCTCGTAGACCGTGCGCACATCATCGGGCACAGCGATGTGAACCCGGACCGCAAGGCCCGTCAGGGCTGCCCCGGCCCGACCTGGCCGTGGGATGCGTACCTGAACATGATCCGCGAGATCCTCAACCCGGCCCCCCAGCCTGGGCACGTGAAGGACGGCCAGGAGCAACGGCCCGTCCGGCTCTTCGACCCCCGTACGAACCAGCAGGTGGGGGAGGGCACGCTGATCGAGGGGACCGACAAGATCTACCTGAAGGTCAAGTAG